Proteins co-encoded in one Odocoileus virginianus isolate 20LAN1187 ecotype Illinois unplaced genomic scaffold, Ovbor_1.2 Unplaced_Contig_30, whole genome shotgun sequence genomic window:
- the LOC110136625 gene encoding olfactory receptor 52R1 produces MLTSGNSSSHPVSFILLGIPGLENSQFWVAFPFCAMYVVALVGNITLLHVIRTDPTLHEPMYLFLAMLATTDLVLSTSTQPKMLAIFWFHDHEIEYHACLIQLFFIHAFSSVESGLLMAMALDRYVAICFPLHHSSVLTPSVVGKLGAGVMMRGLLWVSPFCFMVSRMRFCPNRIIPQSYCEHMAVLKLVCADTRVNRAYGLFAAFSVVGFDVIAISVSYVMILRTVLQLPSSEARLKAFGTCASHICVILAFYIPALFTFLTHRFGHHVPRVVHIMFAILYLLVPPMLNPIIYGVRTKQIRDRVIQGCYGKDP; encoded by the coding sequence ATGCTGACTTCAGGGAACAGCTCTTCTCATCCTGTGTCCTTCATCCTGCTTGGGATCCCAGGATTGGAGAATTCCCAGTTTTGGGTTGCCTTTCCATTCTGTGCCATGTATGTTGTGGCTCTAGTCGGCAATATCACTCTCCTTCATGTAATCCGAACTGATCCCACCTTGCATGAGCCCATGTACCTCTTTCTGGCCATGCTGGCTACCACTGACCTGGTCCTCTCCACTTCCACACAACCTAAAATGCTGGCCATATTCTGGTTCCATGATCATGAGATTGAATACCATGCCTGCCTCATCCAGTTGTTCTTCATCCATGCCTTTTCTTCTGTGGAGTCCGGGTTGCTCATGGCTATGGCCTTGGACCGCTACGTGGCTATCTGCTTCCCGCTGCATCACTCTAGTGTCCTGACCCCATCTGTCGTGGGTAAACTGGGGGCAGGTGTGATGATGAGAGGGCTGCTGTGGGTGAGTCCTTTCTGCTTCATGGTGTCCAGGATGCGCTTCTGCCCCAATCGGATCATCCCCCAGTCATACTGTGAGCACATGGCTGTGCTGAAGTTGGTGTGTGCTGACACTAGAGTAAATCGTGCATATGGACTTTTTGCGGCCTTCTCTGTGGTTGGCTTTGATGTTATTGCCATCAGTGTATCCTATGTAATGATTCTGAGAACAGTGCTACAGTTACCCTCAAGTGAAGCCCGGCTCAAAGCTTTTGGCACATGTGCCTCTCATATCTGTGTCATCTTGGCTTTCTACATCCCTGCTCTCTTTACTTTCCTCACCCACCGCTTTGGACATCATGTGCCCCGAGTGGTACACATCATGTTTGCTATTCTCTATCTCCTGGTACCTCCCATGCTCAACCCCATCATCTATGGAGTTAGAACCAAACAGATCAGGGACAGGGTTATTCAAGGATGCTATGGAAAAGACCCCTGA